Sequence from the Maribellus comscasis genome:
TAGAAAAAAGCTGCTTACAGCAAAGCGGTTACAATAAGTTGCTTGCCAATTCTGCCAGATAACTGCGCTCGCCTTTTAAAAGGTTTATATGAGCAAATATATCCTGATTCTTTAGCCGGTCGGTCATATATGCCAGGCCGTTTGATTTCATATCGAGGTAAGGCGAGTCGATTTGTTGTAAATCGCCGGTAAATATCATTTTTGTTCCTTCTCCCGCACGTGTAATAATGGTTTTTATTTCGTGTGGAGTCAGGTTTTGTGCTTCGTCGATAATAAAATACGAGTTTGAAAGACTTCGTCCGCGAATATAAGCCAGCGGCGTAATTACCAGTCTTTCTTCTTTTTGCAGTTCTTCTATTTTTTGATATTCCTGACTGCGGGGATTAAATACATGTTTTATCACTCCGAGATTGTCAAAAAGAGGCTGCATGTAAGGGTTTATTTTTTCTGATGCGTCTCCCGGCAGAAATCCCAAATCGCGGTTACTTAAGGCAACAATCGGCCGCGCCAGCAAAATCTGGTCAAAACTTTTGTGCATTTCGATGGCTGCCGCTAAAGCAAGAAGTGTTTTGCCCGTTCCCGCTTTTCCGGTTAAAGCAATTAGTTTTATTTCCGGATCCATCAATACATTTAAACTAAATGTTTGTTCGGCATTTCTGGGTTTAATTCCATATGCTGTTTTCTTTTCTACCCTGAAAATTCTATCTGCCTTTGCATCGTAACGGGCCAAAACACTTGAATTGTTGCCTTTAAAAATAAAACACTCATTGGCTTCCGGCTTAAATTCACTTTTGATTTCTTCGATAGCAAACGAGCCTTGTTCATACAATAAGTCAATCAGTCGGTCGTCAAAATTCTCCAGCGTAGTTATTGTTTTGTCGAGGACATTTTCATCAGTAACCTGGTCGGTTTTGTAATCTTCCGACTGAATTCCCAGTGATTTGGCTTTCATCCGCAAGTTAATATCCTTACTCACAAGAATTGTTTTTCTGTCTGGATATGTTTTAGATGCATAATCGGCAATAGCCAAAATGCGGTGGTCGGGAATATCTTCACGGAAGGAGGCTTTTAATTCATCGGAAAATGGCTTTCCTGTTTCAATTCGCAGTTTTCCCTTTCCTTTTCCCAGGGTTTTCCCTCCGTTAAATAACTCATCTCCTACGATTTCATCCAGCAGACGGGTGAATTCCCGGGCCTGAAAATTGATGAGATCATTGCCTCTTTTAAATTTATCCAGTTCTTCTAAAACAGTTATTGGGAGTAGAATGTCGTTGTCCTGAAACTGGTAAATGCAGGTGTGGTCGTGTAAAATTACATTTGTGTCTAAAATGAAAATTTTACTCTTGCTATTTGCGTTCAACATACTTTGGATTATGAATTTTTTAAATGTAGAAAAATTCGACAGATTTATATTTGACCAATCTTATTTTTAATAAACTTGCAACGGTTAATAAATTTATTTTAACGTTGAAATATACAGAAACACTCAATTATTTATATACGATGTTGCCGATGTACCAGCGAACCGGTCCGGCAGCATACAAAGACAATCTGGATAATACCATTTTGTTGGACAATTATTATGAAAATCCCCATGAAAAATTTAGAACCATTCATGTAGCCGGAACAAACGGCAAGGGTTCTGTGTCGCATATGCTGGCTGCAGTTTTTCAGAAAGCCGGTTACAAAACCGGATTGTATACTTCTCCTCACTTAAAAGATTTCAGAGAAAGAATTCGGATTAACGGAGTAATGATTCCGAAAAATGAGATTGTTCAGTGGGTGGAGAATTTTAGAATCAACAATGAGTTGTGGAAAATTGAGCCTTCTTTTTTTGAACTGACGGTGGCTTTGGCATTTGACTATTTTGCACGTGGAAAGGTAGATATTGCGATTGTGGAAGTAGGTCTTGGCGGCCGGCTCGATTCAACAAATATTATCAGGCCTGAAGTGAGTGTGATAACCAATATTGGTCTTGACCATGTTGCACTTTTGGGAGATTCAATTGAAAAAATTGCTGCAGAAAAAGGCGGGATAATAAAGCCTGGTGTCCCGGTTGTGGTTGGAAAAAAACAAAAAGAAACAGGTCCTGTTTTTATGGATATTGCAACGAAAACAGGTTCAGAAATATTTTTTGCCGATCAGGAATATAAAATTCCTTATTCAATGCAGGATTTAAGTGGAAAACAAGTGATGAAAGTTGAAAAGAATGGCGGAATGTTTTTTGAACAATTAAAACTGGATTTGCTTGGACTGTATCAGCTGGAGAATTTACCGGCAGTTTTGAAAACGATTGAACTGATGCAACAAAAAGGGTGGCTGCTTTCCGATGAAAATATTCTTGACGGTTTGTCTGATGCTGCTCAATTGACTGGCTTAATGGGGCGCTGGCAAATTATTGGCGCAAATCCTAAAATGGTGTGCGATACAGCTCATAATGCCGATGGAATTTCACAGATTGTTCGACAAATTGAACAAACGCCATTTGAGAATTTGCATATCGTATTTGGAATGGTAAATGATAAAGAACCTGAAAAAGTTTTGTCGCTACTTCCCCAAAATGCGACTTTTTATTTTACCAAAGCAAATATTCCGCGCGCTTTGGATGAAAAAGTTTTAAAGGCGAAGGCTTTAAAATTCGGATTTAAGGGTGAAAGTTATTCTTCAGTGTTTGAGGCGCTTAATCAGGCACAAAAAAAAGCCGGAGAAAATGACTTAATTTACGTGGGAGGGAGTACGTTTGTTGTTGCAGAAATTTTATAGCTATTTTTTTCTATTTTTTTTGCAGAACTGAAAATAGGTTTTATATTTGCAACGCTTTTCCGAAAGGGAGGCGCGTTCAGAGAAACAGACAATATATTTTGGGAGCATAGCTCAGCTGGTTCAGAGCACCTGCCTTACAAGCAGGGGGTCACTGGTTCGAATCCAGTTGTTCCCACTTAAAAACCAAGAAGTTACAAGTTAGCTGTCTTGGTTTTTTTGTCTATTTGCACAAAATTTGCACAATATGTGCTTTCAAAACAACCTTTCGCTTTTCTTTATTTCTAATTATTATTTGAAATTTAAAAGAGGGGGAGTACAATTTTCAAAAACGTTTCCCATACATCCAGACAGAGTGAAAAGGGTATAATAACAGTTCATACTCCTTTTTTCTTATTTATTATTGGTGTATTTTATTGTTAAATATAAAATTTAAGCAATAGATCGATTCTAAATAATGAATTGAATTATCAAAAAGATATAATTGGAAAGCGATGACTAAAAAAATAGAACTAGAAAACAGTCACTTCAATAGTTTTTTCTTTTGCATTACTGTTTGTGTCCCAATCTTTATATCCTATTTTTATGGCACCACTTCCGGATGAATTTGCTTTGATGTGAAAGATACTTTCAAAAGTGCCTTCCTGTTCTGGGTAATCCGTTTTGAGTAAAATGAGATTTTCCGGAAGATGTATAAATGCCTCCAGGTTAAGATGTGGCGGGACAACAGCAACACTGTAATTCTCCAGGGTAAATTCATCTCCTGTTTTAAGATTTATTTGGTCTGTATTTTCAGCTAAAAATTTCATTATTTTAAAAATTGGAATTAGTGAGTTTAAGATACAACTATTTTGGTTTGCTGAGCCATCAGTAAAATTGTTTTTTATTGATATATTAAAAAACAGGCCGGAAGATTTCTCCCGGCCCGTTGATTTATCAGACATAGAACAGTAACTCAATTTTTGCCCAGGAATATTTTTCTACAAAACCTACATTGTCTGAAATAACGTGCCACCACAAGTCGGCATATTTTCCGCCACCGGTTTGCAGCGTATCCAGATTATAAGTCCACGACGAGGGGACCATAATTCCCCGTTTGTATTTGTATCTTGTGCCGTCGTTATTCAAAACTTCAAGATAAGAAATTTCAAGCTGGTTGTTGGATTCCAAATGCATAATTGCTTTGTATGGGCGATTGGTCGTTGTTTTTCCAACAACAACGGCAAAATTAAGCTTACTTGATGGAATACCTGCATCATTAATTGAATAACTGTTAATTCTGCTTGCTGTCAGGTATTTCATATCATACAATATGCAAACTTTGGCGCCATTTCTAGGAACGAGATAATTAACACCCGGTTTAACAGCTTCCCACCAGAAGTCTGCATCATTCGATGTTTCGCGACCACTGTCGATGTCGCATAAATAAGTACCACGAACAACCAAGCCGCTGCGTTTCAGATGAACAGTTCCGTTTGCATTGTATACCACCAGGTTTTTTAGGTAGAGGTTGTATCCTGCATAGGCTTCGCAAACTGCGTATCTTCCTTTTGAGGTTTTAAAGGCAATAATGGCAGCACGCAATCTGGTTCTGCTGATTTTGGAATAGGAATAGGGTGCCCGCAAAAGTCTTCCCGGAACACTTTGTGGTTCAAAAGGTACGGGTTGTTTAACCACAAATCCATATTTGAAGTAGGTACGAATGTAATCGTAACTCAAATAGGCATAACCGGAATGTCCCCATCCTGGTCCCCAACTATTTTTAACAATAAAGTAGTTTTGGATTTTATTGTAGCCAACAACAAGCATGGCGTGCCCCCCTTGATAAATTGGATTTCCGTTTGAAAATCTGGGATCCAGAATGCCGTCATTATCGGTGTCCTGCCAGGCAACCCACGTACCGATTACAATGTTATAACCCTGGTAAAGCAGCGATTCCAGATAACGGGTGTTTTTAATACTCTCTCCGGTAAGCCCGTTGTCCTGAATAATTTTGTAATATTTAATTCCGTATGTTTGATTTCCTGTTGCATCCGATGACGGGCCGTAAGTTCCGGCACTTATTAAACTATTTATTTGAGACTGGTTACACAGATAGGGCCACTCTGATTCCAGGCAAATTTTTCCATCGCTCCGGGCGAGATATTTTGCTGCATCAGTAGTTTTTAATCCCTGATCCTGACTGTGAGGCCGACCTATAAATTCATTGAATTTGTAATGAAGATATTGTTCCGAAAGATCATCCGGAATATGATCAAACGCTTCCAAAACCCCGCAAGAAGCATGGGCAACGCAGGTACCCCGAGAGCACTGGTTTTTAACGGGCGATTGGTCGCTTCGGTGATCAATTGTAGAAGGTAATCCCATTGATTCTGACTCTACAATATTTAAGTCGGTTGGTGCCTCCAGTGTATCCTGTGCATAATAAGACTTAAATTTTACGGTATCATCATTAATTAATTTTTCACTTTTCTGATCTTCTTCATCCAATTCAGGATCAAAATCAAAATCTTCCGGATGAATTAAAGTGACTTCAAAGGTTTCATAGTCTTTGTTTTCGTCACGTTTCTCGTCGATCTTTTTTAGCAGGTCGTCGTCTTCAATTTCATTGGCTTCCAGTTTTTCTATCGCATCGTTGCTTAAATCTAAATCTTCATCAAGCAATTCTGCCATATTTTGATGGGTTTTTGCATGAACTTTAAACTTCACTTCTTTTTTTTCGGTTGTAAACCACTTTTGCACTTCATTTTCGGTAACCGAAACAATGCGTTGTTTTAACACTGTAGCTTGTTCTTTTGTGAACTTTTTAAATTCGTTTTTCATGTAGTTAATTTTAATTTAATGGTTGGAATTTTTTAAAATTTTAATCGATTAGTTCGTTAACAATCATTTTCAGTAAGCCCGAGTGGTATTTTTTACTTGAAAAAATGAATAGTTAATTTTGAGGAGCTGATTTATTTGCTTCTGATTCATAGATTGGTTGATAATTTAGTTTCCTAATTATGGCACGGCCATAGTTCATAAGTTTGTCATAATTGTATAAAAATTCTATAGTTTGGTCTCTTTTAGGTTGTTATGGTTTATAATCATGTAATAAGTTACGACTTTTAGATTTAAACTACAAAGTGTATCTTGCTTAAAAAAGAGTTTATTGTCTGAAAAGCAGCAGTCCTTTTGTTTTAGTTGAATGGTTTTAAATAGAAGTGTTTTGTGATTTTGCTTTTACTTTAATCCGCGTCGTTATTTTGAGTTTGCATATCAACTCTGTATTCTTTTACCCGGTGTGATTTCTTGTTTCAATTATATGTGTAATTTATTCTTTTTGAAGTGTCATCGTAAATAATACACTACCTTATGTTAATAAGTTTGAGACAAAGGATTAAATTAATTGCAGTTTCTTTTTTATTATTGAAGTACCCTTATTTTTTATCTTTTTTATTCCTTAAAACGAAATTACAGGGTAGCTTTTTGCTGCCCTGATTTTTATTTGAATAAGTGTTATGTGACAGCTCATGAATAAAACTGAAAATTTGAGGTTAAACCTTTTACAATTCATAAAGTCATAAAAATACGTTTATTCCTGCATAAATAAACGAATGTTACTTATTCAATAACTTAATTAATAAATTATTTTTGTTTGTTTTGCAATCGACATTGTGTAAAGAGAAATCCTTACATTCGAATTTTAAATTCTAATTAATGAACTAAAAACTAAGGTTTATGGAAGAAACTTCAAAAAATCAACTAAATCGTAGAAGATTTTTAGGTTTGTCCGCGTTGGGTTTAACCGGTTTAACTGTTTTACCAAGCTGGACAATGAATGGTATCAAAATAGCTCCAAGTGACAGAGTTGTACTTGGTTATATTGGCTGTGGTCAACAGGCACTTTCCGATTTTAGAGGATTTAGCAGTGTTCCTGGTGTTCAGGTTGTTGCTTGTTGCGACGTTGATAGTATGAAACAACAGCGTTTCAAAAAAACGGTTGAAGAATGGCAAAAAGGACAGGGGGTTTCACCTCGGTGCGATATGTACGAACAGTATGAAGAATTACTGGAAAGAAGAGACATTGATGCAGTTGAAGTTGTAACTCCCGACCATTGGCATGCCTTACAAACAATCCACGCATGTCAGGCGGGAAAAGATGTATATGTTCAAAAGCCATTGTCTTTTACCATTACTGAGGCTCAGAAAATGGTAAGAGTTGCCAACGATAACAAGCGTGTTGTTCAGGTAGGTAGTCAGCAAAGATCAAGTGGTGAGTTCCAGAAAGCTATTGAATTGGTTCAAAACGGTGCTATTGGCCACATCGATAAGATTTATGCCAAAGTGGGTGATCCACCAAACCCATTGGATCTTCCTGAAGAGCCAATTCCGGGTAACCTCAATTTTAATTTATGGATGGGGCCATTAAACGATCCGAAAATTCATTACCATCCGGATCTTTGCCCTCCAATTTCTTTGGATCCGCCGGAAAGAGAGAAGTTGTGGGGTGCATGGCGCTGGTATCTTGAAACCGGAAATGGTTATACCGCCGACTGGGGTGCACACATGTTTGACATTGCTCAGGCTGCTATTGGTATGGATGGCTCTGGACCAGCTGAAATTATTCCCAAAGGATACAACGGAGCAGAATATTTGACATTCAAATATTTAAATGGTATTGTAATGACTGAACAGCCTTATTTGGAAGACATGCCCAAAGCTCAGGGAATTAAATTTATTGGAGATAAAGGCTGGATAGAAGTCGCACGTGGATATCTTGGATGTTCCGACTCTTCGCTTGTTCCTGAAAATCTGGCTGGAAGAAGGCCCCGAAACCTCACTCCTGAAGAACGGAAGAGAATGTATGAAGAAATGCAGAAAGCTCAGGCAAAAGGAAGCGGCAGCTTTGAAATTAGTGCACCTCATATGGAAAATTTTATCGATGCAGTTCGTTCAAGGCAAAAGCCAATTGCTCCAATTGAAGTTGGTGCCAGTACTGCTGTTCTTTGTTGTTTGGGTAATATGGCAACCGAACTGAAACGTACGGTAAAATGGAATCCTGCTACTCAAAGTTTTGGCGAAGATAAAGAAGCATGGAATCACCGTTTATATCACTATGATTACAGAGGTTCATATAAATTGTAATACAACTAACCAATAAAATAATTATGGAGACAAAAAGAGAATTTTTAAAGAAACTTGGGCTTCTCACAGTTGGAGGAGTGGTAGGAGGTGCGATGGCTCCGGCTACAGCATCAAATTCCAAAGGTAATTTGTTTGCCCCAAAAAAAGTTGTGGGTTTACAGTTGTATTCTCTTGGAAGAGAATTAACTGAAGATGTTCCCAATGGATTAAAGAAAGTTGTTGAAATCGGATATAGCAGAGCCGAGGCTGCCAGCTACCGTGAAAGAAAAATGTATGGCTATGACGTACCCGAATTTAAAAAAGTAGCCAATGATGCCGGTCTGGAAATTACGGGCTCGCATGTAAATCCCCCGGTTCGTAAATATACCAGGGATAACATGGGCGAAATTGCTGATTTTTGGAAAACAACCGTAGAAGACCATGCAAAACTTGGGGTTAATACCTTGGTTCAACCAGGGATGCCGCAAATTGAAAACCATGATGATGCCGCTATTGTATGCGAAGTTTTTAACAAAGCCGGTGAAATTGCAAAAGATGCCGGAATCAGATGGGGATACCATAATCACAACCACGAATTTGAAAGGGTGGTAAAAGAAGAAGATAAAGCCAAGCAACGTAATCCTTGGATGCCGGTTGGCGACGTAGTTTACGATTTGATGCTTGAAGGGACAGACCCAAGCCTGGTTTTCTTTGAAATGGATGTATACTGGACTGTTATGGGACAGAATGATCCGCTGGAATATTTCGAAAAATATGCAGGAAGGTTCCCGGTTTTACATATTAAAGACCGCTCAGTTCTTGGACAATCGGGTATGATGAATTTTAAAAATATTTTCACAAAAGCCTACGAAAACGGGCTTGATGAATATTTTGTTGAATTGGAAGGAATCAAAGCCGGTATGACTCAGTTTGAAGGAGTAAAAGAATGTTTTGATTATTTGAACAAAGCTTCCTTTGTAAAATAGGAGGATTGCACAAAAAAACGATAAAAAAAACAGGTATTCCTAAAATACCTGTTTTTTTATGTCTGATACCGAAATGTATTTAAAATTTTGTTTTCAAATGTATATCCTTTGAAAACAACATTGCTGTTTCTATCAGAGCCAGGTGAGAATAGGCCTGCGGGAAATTCCCTAACAATCTTTTGGTCTCAAAATCAATATCTTCGCTAAATAATCCCAAGTGATTACTATAAGATAATAATTGATCAAAAAGTTTTTGTGC
This genomic interval carries:
- a CDS encoding PhoH family protein, producing the protein MLNANSKSKIFILDTNVILHDHTCIYQFQDNDILLPITVLEELDKFKRGNDLINFQAREFTRLLDEIVGDELFNGGKTLGKGKGKLRIETGKPFSDELKASFREDIPDHRILAIADYASKTYPDRKTILVSKDINLRMKAKSLGIQSEDYKTDQVTDENVLDKTITTLENFDDRLIDLLYEQGSFAIEEIKSEFKPEANECFIFKGNNSSVLARYDAKADRIFRVEKKTAYGIKPRNAEQTFSLNVLMDPEIKLIALTGKAGTGKTLLALAAAIEMHKSFDQILLARPIVALSNRDLGFLPGDASEKINPYMQPLFDNLGVIKHVFNPRSQEYQKIEELQKEERLVITPLAYIRGRSLSNSYFIIDEAQNLTPHEIKTIITRAGEGTKMIFTGDLQQIDSPYLDMKSNGLAYMTDRLKNQDIFAHINLLKGERSYLAELASNLL
- a CDS encoding C1 family peptidase, whose translation is MKNEFKKFTKEQATVLKQRIVSVTENEVQKWFTTEKKEVKFKVHAKTHQNMAELLDEDLDLSNDAIEKLEANEIEDDDLLKKIDEKRDENKDYETFEVTLIHPEDFDFDPELDEEDQKSEKLINDDTVKFKSYYAQDTLEAPTDLNIVESESMGLPSTIDHRSDQSPVKNQCSRGTCVAHASCGVLEAFDHIPDDLSEQYLHYKFNEFIGRPHSQDQGLKTTDAAKYLARSDGKICLESEWPYLCNQSQINSLISAGTYGPSSDATGNQTYGIKYYKIIQDNGLTGESIKNTRYLESLLYQGYNIVIGTWVAWQDTDNDGILDPRFSNGNPIYQGGHAMLVVGYNKIQNYFIVKNSWGPGWGHSGYAYLSYDYIRTYFKYGFVVKQPVPFEPQSVPGRLLRAPYSYSKISRTRLRAAIIAFKTSKGRYAVCEAYAGYNLYLKNLVVYNANGTVHLKRSGLVVRGTYLCDIDSGRETSNDADFWWEAVKPGVNYLVPRNGAKVCILYDMKYLTASRINSYSINDAGIPSSKLNFAVVVGKTTTNRPYKAIMHLESNNQLEISYLEVLNNDGTRYKYKRGIMVPSSWTYNLDTLQTGGGKYADLWWHVISDNVGFVEKYSWAKIELLFYV
- a CDS encoding bifunctional folylpolyglutamate synthase/dihydrofolate synthase gives rise to the protein MKYTETLNYLYTMLPMYQRTGPAAYKDNLDNTILLDNYYENPHEKFRTIHVAGTNGKGSVSHMLAAVFQKAGYKTGLYTSPHLKDFRERIRINGVMIPKNEIVQWVENFRINNELWKIEPSFFELTVALAFDYFARGKVDIAIVEVGLGGRLDSTNIIRPEVSVITNIGLDHVALLGDSIEKIAAEKGGIIKPGVPVVVGKKQKETGPVFMDIATKTGSEIFFADQEYKIPYSMQDLSGKQVMKVEKNGGMFFEQLKLDLLGLYQLENLPAVLKTIELMQQKGWLLSDENILDGLSDAAQLTGLMGRWQIIGANPKMVCDTAHNADGISQIVRQIEQTPFENLHIVFGMVNDKEPEKVLSLLPQNATFYFTKANIPRALDEKVLKAKALKFGFKGESYSSVFEALNQAQKKAGENDLIYVGGSTFVVAEIL
- a CDS encoding sugar phosphate isomerase/epimerase family protein, which encodes METKREFLKKLGLLTVGGVVGGAMAPATASNSKGNLFAPKKVVGLQLYSLGRELTEDVPNGLKKVVEIGYSRAEAASYRERKMYGYDVPEFKKVANDAGLEITGSHVNPPVRKYTRDNMGEIADFWKTTVEDHAKLGVNTLVQPGMPQIENHDDAAIVCEVFNKAGEIAKDAGIRWGYHNHNHEFERVVKEEDKAKQRNPWMPVGDVVYDLMLEGTDPSLVFFEMDVYWTVMGQNDPLEYFEKYAGRFPVLHIKDRSVLGQSGMMNFKNIFTKAYENGLDEYFVELEGIKAGMTQFEGVKECFDYLNKASFVK
- a CDS encoding Gfo/Idh/MocA family protein encodes the protein MEETSKNQLNRRRFLGLSALGLTGLTVLPSWTMNGIKIAPSDRVVLGYIGCGQQALSDFRGFSSVPGVQVVACCDVDSMKQQRFKKTVEEWQKGQGVSPRCDMYEQYEELLERRDIDAVEVVTPDHWHALQTIHACQAGKDVYVQKPLSFTITEAQKMVRVANDNKRVVQVGSQQRSSGEFQKAIELVQNGAIGHIDKIYAKVGDPPNPLDLPEEPIPGNLNFNLWMGPLNDPKIHYHPDLCPPISLDPPEREKLWGAWRWYLETGNGYTADWGAHMFDIAQAAIGMDGSGPAEIIPKGYNGAEYLTFKYLNGIVMTEQPYLEDMPKAQGIKFIGDKGWIEVARGYLGCSDSSLVPENLAGRRPRNLTPEERKRMYEEMQKAQAKGSGSFEISAPHMENFIDAVRSRQKPIAPIEVGASTAVLCCLGNMATELKRTVKWNPATQSFGEDKEAWNHRLYHYDYRGSYKL